One window of Rhizobium leguminosarum genomic DNA carries:
- a CDS encoding glutamate synthase subunit beta, translating into MGKVTGFLEIDRQVAKYQPASDRIRHFREFTIPMSDPEVQKQAARCMDCGIPYCHGPTGCPVHNQIPDWNDLVYNNNWEAAIHNLHSTNNFPEFTGRVCPAPCEEACTLNLEDAPVAIKTVEQAIADKAYELGFIRPQPATVHTGKKVAVIGSGPAGMAAAQQLGRAGHEVHVYERETKPGGLLRYGIPDFKMEKNFIDRRVEQMKGEGVTFHCGANVGVDVKVEQLLADHDAVLYCGGSETPREAGIPGADLAGVHDAMPYLVQQNRRVGRENIDSVGWPSDPILAGAKHIVVVGGGDTASDCVGTAFRQGAVKVTQLDIRPQPPEKEDKLAVWPFWATKMRTSSSQAEGAVREFQVATLEFVGEDGVLIGVKCCEVDERRRPVPGTEFVIRADLAFIAIGFRGPFTGSVLKELEGKLTLNTDKRGSTNVVANDRNYKTSVDKFWTAGDVRRGQSLVVWAIREGRQAARAIDEELMGSTVLPN; encoded by the coding sequence ATGGGTAAGGTAACAGGGTTTCTGGAAATTGACCGGCAAGTGGCGAAGTACCAGCCGGCGTCGGATCGTATCCGTCATTTCCGTGAGTTCACGATCCCGATGTCGGACCCGGAAGTGCAGAAACAGGCGGCGCGCTGCATGGACTGTGGCATCCCCTATTGCCACGGCCCCACCGGTTGCCCGGTTCATAACCAGATCCCCGACTGGAACGACCTCGTCTACAATAACAACTGGGAAGCGGCGATCCACAACCTGCATTCGACCAACAACTTCCCTGAATTTACAGGGCGCGTCTGCCCGGCGCCTTGCGAGGAAGCCTGTACGTTGAATCTCGAGGATGCGCCGGTCGCCATCAAGACGGTCGAGCAGGCGATCGCCGACAAGGCCTATGAACTCGGCTTCATCCGGCCGCAGCCGGCCACGGTCCACACCGGCAAGAAGGTCGCCGTCATCGGCTCCGGCCCTGCCGGCATGGCGGCGGCCCAGCAGCTCGGCCGCGCCGGCCACGAGGTTCATGTCTATGAGCGCGAGACCAAGCCGGGCGGCCTGCTGCGTTACGGCATCCCCGATTTCAAGATGGAGAAGAACTTCATCGACCGCCGCGTCGAGCAGATGAAGGGCGAGGGCGTCACCTTCCATTGCGGCGCCAATGTCGGCGTCGACGTCAAGGTCGAGCAGCTGTTGGCCGATCACGACGCCGTTCTTTACTGCGGCGGCTCCGAAACCCCGCGTGAGGCCGGCATTCCAGGCGCCGACCTTGCCGGCGTGCATGATGCCATGCCCTATCTCGTGCAGCAGAACCGCCGCGTCGGGCGCGAGAACATCGATAGCGTCGGCTGGCCGTCGGACCCGATCCTTGCCGGCGCCAAACATATCGTCGTCGTCGGCGGCGGCGATACGGCTTCGGACTGCGTCGGCACGGCGTTCCGCCAGGGAGCCGTCAAGGTCACTCAGCTCGACATCCGGCCGCAGCCGCCGGAGAAGGAAGACAAGCTTGCCGTCTGGCCCTTCTGGGCGACGAAAATGCGCACCTCCTCCTCGCAGGCCGAGGGCGCGGTGCGTGAATTTCAGGTGGCCACACTTGAATTCGTCGGCGAAGACGGCGTGCTGATCGGTGTCAAGTGCTGTGAGGTCGACGAGCGCCGCCGGCCTGTTCCAGGCACCGAATTCGTCATCCGGGCCGATCTCGCTTTCATCGCCATCGGTTTCCGCGGCCCATTCACCGGCAGCGTGCTGAAGGAGCTCGAGGGCAAGCTGACGCTCAACACCGACAAGCGCGGCTCGACCAACGTCGTCGCCAACGACCGCAACTACAAGACTTCGGTCGACAAGTTCTGGACGGCGGGTGACGTGCGCCGCGGCCAGTCGCTGGTGGTCTGGGCGATCCGCGAAGGCCGCCAGGCGGCGCGCGCCATCGACGAGGAATTGATGGGCTCAACCGTCCTGCCGAACTGA
- the gltB gene encoding glutamate synthase large subunit, whose translation MMTKTPSMEFDRFAAAEVRATANTSKSASGLPKKQGLYDPRNEHDACGVGFVAHMKGQKSHQIVKDGLFILENLTHRGAVGADPLMGDGAGILVQIPDRFFREEMATQGITLPPAGEYGVGHIFMPRDEKQIEHFKKVIKDVIAEEGQVCIGFRDVPVDNSSLSKAPAIAATEPHHVQVFIGAGEDAENNDEFERRLFTLRKVISNRIYDEFDGEESNFYPVSLSSATVVYKGMFLAYQVGVYYKDLSDPRFESAVALVHQRFSTNTFPSWKLAHPYRMVAHNGEINTLRGNVNWMAARQASVSSPLFGEDISKLWPISYEGQSDTACFDNALEFLVRGGYSMAHAVMMLIPEAWAGNQSMAAERKAFYEYHAALMEPWDGPAAVAFTDGKQIGATLDRNGLRPARYLVTDDDRVIMASEAGVLPVPEERIIQKWRLQPGKMLLIDMEEGRIISDDEVKSQLATAHPYRSWLGRTQLILEELKPVEPRALRRDVSLLDRQQAFGYTLEDTRILMSPMATTGQEAIGSMGTDTPISAMSEKPKLLYTYFKQNFAQVTNPPIDPIREELVMSLVSFIGPRPNILDHEGAANAKRLEVRQPILTNGDLEKIRSIGHTEDRFDTKTLDFTYDIERGAAGMPEMLDRLCERAEAAVKGGYNIIVLSDRQIGPDRIAIPALLATAAVHHHLIRKGLRTSVGLVVETGEPREVHHFCLLAGYGAEAINPYLAFDTLLDMHAKGEFPKEVDASEVVYRYIKAVGKGILKVMSKMGISTYQSYCGAQIFDAIGLSSELVDKYFFGTATMIEGIGLEAIAAETVDRHNAAFGTDPLLATTLDIGGEYAYRMRGESHAWTPDAVAALQHAVRGNAEDRYREFADMVNTSALRMNTIRGLFSVKSAEALGRKPVSIDEVEPAADIVRRFSTGAMSFGSISREAHTTLAIAMNRIGGKSNTGEGGEESDRYMPLSDGSMNPERSAIKQIASGRFGVTTEYLVNADVLQIKVAQGAKPGEGGQLPGHKVDATVAKTRHSTPGVGLISPPPHHDIYSIEDLAQLIYDLKNVNPTADVSVKLVSEVGVGTVAAGVAKARADHITVSGFDGGTGASPLTSLKHAGSPWEIGLAETQQTLVLNGLRSRVALQVDGGLKTGRDVIIGALLGADEFGFATAPLIAAGCIMMRKCHLNTCPVGVATQDPVLRKRFKGAPEHVINYFFFVANEVREILASLGFTRLDQIIGASELLEKDEMLAHWKAKGLDFSRIFHKVDAAKEETFWTSRQQHPIDDILDRVLIKQAEPALTAKTPVAFEVGIKNVDRSAGAMLSGEVAKRFRHRGLKEDTINVTLRGTAGQSFGAFLARGITFNLIGDGNDYVGKGLSGGKIIIRPPENSRIVAENSIIVGNTVLYGATEGECYFRGVAGERFAVRNSGAIAIVEGVGDHGCEYMTGGVVVVLGATGRNFAAGMSGGVAYVLDETGDFASRCNMAMVELEPVPEEDDMLEKLHHHGGDLMHKGRVDVSGDMTRHDEERLYQLISNHLHYTGSTRAKQILDSWADYRPKFRKVMPVEYRRALEEMERSRMGIAAE comes from the coding sequence ATGATGACGAAGACGCCATCCATGGAATTTGACCGGTTCGCTGCTGCAGAGGTGCGCGCCACGGCCAATACGTCCAAATCCGCCTCCGGCCTGCCGAAGAAGCAGGGCCTCTACGATCCGCGCAACGAACACGATGCCTGCGGCGTCGGCTTCGTCGCGCATATGAAGGGTCAGAAGTCGCACCAGATCGTCAAGGATGGCCTGTTCATTCTCGAGAACCTGACGCATCGCGGCGCCGTCGGCGCCGATCCGCTGATGGGCGACGGTGCCGGCATCTTGGTGCAGATTCCCGACCGTTTCTTCCGCGAGGAGATGGCCACGCAAGGCATCACCCTTCCGCCGGCCGGCGAGTATGGCGTCGGCCATATCTTCATGCCGCGCGATGAAAAGCAGATCGAGCACTTCAAGAAGGTGATCAAGGACGTCATCGCCGAGGAAGGTCAGGTCTGCATCGGTTTTCGCGACGTGCCGGTCGACAATTCCTCGCTCTCCAAGGCCCCGGCCATTGCCGCAACCGAGCCGCATCACGTGCAGGTCTTCATCGGCGCCGGCGAGGATGCCGAAAACAACGACGAGTTCGAGCGTCGGCTGTTCACACTGCGCAAGGTGATCTCCAACCGCATCTATGACGAGTTCGATGGCGAGGAGAGCAATTTCTATCCGGTATCGCTGTCGTCGGCGACGGTGGTCTACAAGGGCATGTTCCTGGCCTATCAGGTCGGCGTCTATTACAAGGACCTGTCGGATCCGCGCTTCGAAAGCGCGGTCGCCCTCGTGCACCAGCGCTTCTCGACCAACACCTTCCCGTCGTGGAAGCTGGCGCATCCCTACCGGATGGTCGCCCACAACGGCGAGATCAACACGCTGCGCGGCAACGTCAACTGGATGGCGGCGCGCCAGGCGTCGGTCTCCTCGCCGCTATTCGGTGAGGACATCTCCAAGCTCTGGCCGATCTCCTACGAGGGACAATCGGATACGGCCTGCTTCGACAATGCGCTCGAATTCCTGGTGCGCGGCGGTTATTCGATGGCGCATGCGGTGATGATGCTGATCCCGGAAGCCTGGGCCGGCAACCAGTCGATGGCCGCCGAACGCAAGGCCTTTTACGAATATCATGCTGCCCTGATGGAGCCCTGGGACGGGCCGGCGGCCGTCGCCTTCACCGACGGCAAGCAGATCGGTGCGACGCTCGACCGCAACGGCCTGCGACCGGCGCGCTACCTCGTCACCGATGACGACCGCGTCATCATGGCGTCGGAAGCCGGCGTGCTGCCGGTTCCGGAGGAGAGGATCATTCAGAAGTGGCGCCTGCAGCCGGGCAAGATGCTGCTGATCGATATGGAAGAAGGCCGCATCATCTCCGACGACGAGGTGAAGTCGCAGCTGGCGACGGCGCATCCCTATCGCAGCTGGCTCGGCCGCACCCAGCTTATCCTGGAAGAACTGAAGCCGGTGGAGCCCCGGGCGCTGCGCCGCGACGTGTCGCTGCTCGACCGTCAGCAGGCCTTCGGTTACACGCTCGAAGACACCCGCATCCTGATGTCGCCGATGGCGACGACGGGCCAGGAGGCGATCGGCTCGATGGGCACGGACACGCCGATCTCGGCAATGTCGGAAAAGCCGAAGCTGCTCTATACCTATTTCAAGCAGAACTTCGCGCAGGTGACGAACCCGCCGATCGACCCGATCCGCGAGGAACTGGTCATGAGCCTCGTCTCCTTCATCGGGCCGCGGCCGAACATTCTCGACCACGAGGGGGCGGCGAATGCCAAGCGGCTCGAAGTGCGGCAGCCGATCCTGACCAACGGCGATCTCGAGAAGATCCGCTCGATCGGCCATACGGAAGACCGTTTCGACACCAAGACGCTCGATTTTACCTATGATATCGAGCGCGGCGCGGCCGGCATGCCGGAAATGCTCGACCGGCTCTGCGAGCGCGCGGAAGCCGCCGTCAAGGGTGGCTACAACATCATCGTGCTCTCCGACCGGCAGATTGGCCCGGACCGGATCGCTATTCCCGCGTTGCTTGCGACAGCGGCCGTGCACCATCACCTGATCCGCAAGGGGCTTCGCACCTCGGTCGGTCTCGTCGTCGAGACCGGCGAACCGCGCGAGGTCCATCACTTCTGCCTGCTCGCCGGCTACGGCGCCGAGGCGATCAACCCCTATCTTGCCTTCGACACGCTGCTCGACATGCATGCGAAGGGCGAATTTCCGAAGGAAGTGGATGCTTCCGAAGTCGTCTACCGCTACATCAAGGCGGTCGGCAAAGGCATCCTCAAGGTGATGTCGAAGATGGGCATCTCGACCTATCAGTCCTATTGCGGCGCGCAGATCTTCGATGCGATCGGCCTCTCGTCGGAGCTGGTCGACAAGTACTTCTTCGGCACCGCGACGATGATCGAAGGCATCGGCCTCGAGGCGATCGCCGCGGAGACCGTCGACCGCCATAACGCGGCCTTCGGCACGGATCCGCTGCTTGCCACGACGCTCGACATCGGCGGCGAATATGCCTACCGCATGCGCGGCGAAAGCCATGCCTGGACGCCCGATGCGGTCGCGGCCCTTCAGCATGCTGTGCGCGGCAATGCCGAGGACCGCTACCGCGAATTCGCCGATATGGTGAACACTTCGGCGCTGCGCATGAACACGATCCGCGGGCTCTTCAGCGTCAAGAGCGCCGAGGCGCTCGGCCGCAAGCCGGTTTCGATCGACGAGGTCGAGCCGGCGGCCGATATCGTCAGGCGTTTCTCGACCGGGGCGATGTCCTTCGGCTCGATCTCCAGAGAGGCGCATACGACGCTGGCGATCGCCATGAACCGGATCGGCGGCAAGTCGAACACCGGTGAGGGCGGCGAGGAATCCGACCGCTATATGCCGCTCTCCGACGGTTCGATGAACCCGGAACGGTCGGCGATCAAGCAGATCGCGTCGGGCCGCTTCGGCGTCACCACCGAATATCTCGTCAATGCCGACGTGCTGCAGATCAAGGTGGCGCAAGGCGCCAAGCCCGGTGAGGGCGGCCAGCTGCCGGGTCACAAGGTCGACGCGACGGTTGCCAAGACCCGCCACTCGACGCCCGGTGTCGGCCTGATTTCGCCGCCGCCGCACCACGACATCTATTCGATCGAGGATCTGGCGCAGCTGATCTACGATCTGAAGAACGTCAACCCGACCGCGGATGTCTCGGTAAAGCTCGTCTCCGAAGTCGGTGTCGGCACGGTCGCTGCCGGTGTCGCCAAGGCGCGCGCTGATCATATCACCGTCTCCGGCTTCGACGGCGGCACGGGTGCGTCGCCGCTGACCTCGCTGAAGCATGCCGGCAGCCCTTGGGAAATCGGCCTTGCCGAGACCCAGCAGACGCTGGTGCTGAATGGCTTGCGTTCGCGCGTCGCGCTGCAGGTGGATGGCGGCCTGAAGACCGGCCGCGACGTCATCATCGGGGCGCTGCTCGGCGCCGACGAGTTCGGCTTTGCCACCGCGCCGCTGATTGCGGCCGGCTGCATCATGATGCGCAAGTGCCATCTCAACACCTGTCCGGTGGGTGTGGCGACCCAGGATCCGGTACTGCGCAAGCGCTTCAAGGGCGCGCCGGAACACGTCATCAACTACTTCTTCTTCGTTGCCAACGAAGTGCGCGAGATCCTCGCCTCGCTCGGGTTTACCCGGCTCGACCAGATCATCGGCGCCTCGGAGCTTCTGGAGAAGGACGAGATGCTGGCGCATTGGAAGGCGAAGGGCCTCGATTTCAGCCGCATCTTCCACAAGGTCGACGCTGCCAAGGAAGAGACCTTCTGGACGAGCCGGCAGCAGCACCCGATCGACGATATTCTCGACCGTGTGCTGATCAAGCAGGCTGAGCCGGCACTGACCGCCAAGACACCCGTTGCCTTCGAAGTCGGCATCAAGAATGTCGACCGTTCGGCGGGCGCGATGCTTTCCGGCGAAGTCGCCAAGCGCTTCCGCCACCGCGGGCTGAAGGAAGACACGATCAATGTGACGCTGCGCGGCACGGCGGGCCAGAGCTTCGGCGCCTTCCTGGCGCGCGGCATCACCTTCAACCTGATCGGCGACGGCAACGACTATGTCGGCAAGGGGCTTTCGGGCGGCAAGATCATCATCCGGCCGCCGGAGAATTCGAGGATCGTCGCGGAAAACTCGATCATCGTCGGCAACACCGTGCTTTACGGTGCGACCGAGGGCGAATGTTACTTCCGCGGTGTGGCGGGCGAACGGTTCGCCGTGCGCAATTCGGGTGCGATCGCAATCGTCGAGGGTGTCGGCGACCATGGCTGCGAATACATGACCGGCGGCGTCGTCGTCGTGCTCGGCGCCACGGGCCGCAACTTCGCGGCCGGCATGTCCGGCGGCGTCGCCTATGTGCTCGATGAGACCGGCGATTTCGCCAGCCGCTGCAACATGGCGATGGTCGAGCTCGAGCCGGTGCCCGAGGAGGACGACATGCTGGAGAAGCTGCATCATCACGGCGGCGATCTCATGCACAAGGGACGCGTCGACGTCTCCGGCGACATGACGCGCCATGACGAGGAGCGCCTCTACCAGCTGATCTCCAACCATCTGCACTATACGGGCTCCACCCGCGCCAAGCAGATCCTCGACAGCTGGGCCGACTACCGTCCGAAGTTCCGAAAGGTCATGCCGGTCGAATACCGTCGTGCGCTTGAGGAAATGGAGCGCAGCCGGATGGGCATCGCCGCGGAATGA
- a CDS encoding SGNH/GDSL hydrolase family protein, whose product MPADAELPMTKRTDRTPIRWLVLALAAASLCLGALAPVHMAQAQEQRYQRRSILDFFLGRRYLDDSPQAPDVPQPKRQQRKRPPSQKAIVNTRTAPPLRAPVQEEPVVQKLGGAKKILIVGDFLASGLGDGLTAAFETSPGVVVEARGNVSSGLVRDDYYNWPEQLPKMIDELKPAMVVVMIGANDRQQMMTDTAKEKFRTDSWFTEYRRRVLSFGKEVTDRKIPLLWVGLPAFESDQMTADAVQMNQLYRNQVEGIGGEFVDIWDGFVDENSNFIVTGSDVNGQQVRLRTADGINLTQAGRRKLAFYVEKPARRLLGTQASPDLVRLDSSNLPGLGLPANPVEHTVPISLSDPNLDGGAELLGARPPPMALTRSPRDLLVEQGEMTPAPPGRVDDYRLPAAKTPAEVSVK is encoded by the coding sequence ATGCCGGCAGATGCGGAACTGCCCATGACGAAGAGAACTGACCGAACCCCAATCCGTTGGCTCGTGCTCGCCCTGGCGGCGGCTTCGCTATGCCTCGGCGCCCTTGCGCCGGTGCATATGGCGCAAGCCCAGGAGCAGCGCTACCAGCGGCGTTCGATCCTCGATTTCTTTCTCGGCCGGCGCTATCTCGACGACAGCCCGCAAGCCCCCGACGTCCCGCAGCCGAAGCGCCAGCAGCGCAAGCGCCCGCCATCGCAGAAAGCCATCGTCAACACCCGCACCGCGCCGCCGCTCCGCGCGCCCGTCCAGGAAGAGCCGGTGGTGCAGAAGCTCGGCGGCGCCAAGAAGATCCTGATCGTCGGCGATTTCCTGGCCAGCGGCCTCGGCGACGGCCTCACTGCCGCCTTCGAGACCTCGCCGGGGGTCGTCGTTGAAGCCCGCGGCAATGTCTCATCGGGTCTCGTCCGCGACGATTATTACAACTGGCCGGAACAACTGCCGAAGATGATCGACGAGCTGAAGCCGGCAATGGTCGTCGTGATGATCGGCGCCAACGATCGCCAGCAGATGATGACCGATACGGCCAAGGAAAAATTCCGCACCGATAGCTGGTTTACCGAATACCGCCGCCGCGTCCTTTCCTTTGGCAAGGAAGTCACCGACCGCAAGATCCCGCTGCTCTGGGTCGGCCTTCCCGCCTTCGAATCCGATCAGATGACGGCCGATGCCGTCCAGATGAACCAGCTCTACCGCAATCAGGTTGAAGGCATCGGTGGTGAATTCGTCGATATCTGGGATGGTTTCGTCGATGAAAACAGCAACTTCATCGTCACCGGCTCGGATGTGAACGGCCAGCAGGTGCGCCTGCGCACCGCCGATGGCATCAATCTGACCCAGGCCGGCCGACGCAAGCTCGCCTTCTATGTGGAAAAGCCCGCGCGGCGTCTTCTCGGCACGCAGGCAAGCCCCGATCTGGTTCGCCTCGACTCCAGCAATCTACCCGGCCTCGGCCTTCCCGCCAATCCGGTCGAACATACCGTGCCGATCAGCCTCTCCGATCCCAATCTCGACGGCGGCGCCGAGCTTCTCGGCGCAAGGCCGCCGCCGATGGCTTTGACGCGGTCGCCCCGCGACCTCTTGGTCGAGCAGGGTGAAATGACGCCCGCGCCTCCCGGCCGCGTCGATGATTACCGCCTGCCTGCGGCAAAGACGCCGGCCGAAGTCTCGGTCAAATGA
- a CDS encoding LysR family transcriptional regulator — protein MLDLSQLRSFVAVEQMGSFTLAADRLGLGQSTVSQHIQRLEAGLGRKLLVRDTHKVMLTGDGEALLSHARAMLSIEGQVQSLFQSNSLRGSLRLGVSEDFVTSQLPAVLEDFVRSHPSVDLELTVALSGVLYEMQDNGEIDLVLAKRRLGDARGKLVYREPLVWLARDPERVLASGPLPLIAFPPPSVTRVIALEALGRNGVAWRIVCTCGSLSGLTAAARAGMGVLVQPRSMAPSGLKEIAAGKLPVLEDVEFVLVPRKGADQALVSALSDDILQKVRGLKST, from the coding sequence ATGCTCGACCTTTCGCAGTTGCGCAGTTTCGTCGCCGTCGAACAGATGGGCAGTTTCACGCTCGCCGCAGACAGGTTGGGGCTCGGGCAGTCGACGGTCAGCCAGCATATCCAGCGGCTCGAGGCGGGGCTTGGGCGCAAGCTGCTGGTCCGTGACACACATAAGGTGATGCTGACCGGCGATGGCGAGGCGCTATTGTCGCATGCGCGCGCGATGCTTTCGATCGAGGGGCAGGTGCAGTCGCTATTTCAAAGCAACAGTTTGCGCGGCAGCCTGCGGCTCGGGGTGTCGGAGGATTTCGTCACCAGCCAGTTGCCGGCGGTGCTGGAGGATTTCGTTCGTTCGCATCCATCCGTCGACCTGGAACTGACGGTGGCACTATCCGGCGTCCTCTACGAGATGCAGGACAATGGCGAAATCGACCTGGTGCTCGCCAAGCGCCGACTCGGCGATGCCCGCGGAAAGCTTGTCTATCGCGAGCCGCTCGTCTGGCTGGCGCGTGATCCGGAGCGTGTGCTGGCCTCCGGCCCTTTGCCGCTGATCGCCTTTCCGCCGCCGAGCGTCACACGGGTAATCGCGCTGGAGGCGCTCGGACGAAACGGCGTGGCGTGGCGGATCGTCTGCACCTGCGGGAGTCTCAGCGGATTGACGGCGGCGGCGCGGGCCGGGATGGGCGTGCTGGTGCAGCCGCGCAGCATGGCGCCCTCGGGCCTGAAGGAGATCGCTGCGGGTAAACTTCCGGTGCTGGAGGATGTGGAATTCGTGCTGGTGCCGCGCAAAGGGGCGGATCAGGCGCTGGTCTCGGCGCTGTCGGACGATATTCTGCAAAAGGTGAGGGGGCTGAAGTCGACGTGA
- a CDS encoding Hsp20 family protein, producing MRHVDFSPLYRSTVGFDRLFTMLDSLAQPEQAQTYPPYNIERTGENTYRITMAVAGFDETELSIEAHAHVLSVKGEKNEEPAESGEFLYRGIAKRAFERRFQLADHVEVTAASLKNGLLHIDLLRNIPEAMKPRKIAIAAEPVEAPKAIEAQIING from the coding sequence ATGCGTCACGTAGACTTCTCTCCCCTTTATCGTTCCACCGTCGGTTTCGACCGGCTGTTCACCATGCTCGACAGTCTTGCCCAGCCGGAGCAGGCCCAGACCTATCCGCCCTATAATATCGAGCGCACCGGTGAAAACACCTATCGCATTACCATGGCGGTTGCCGGTTTCGACGAGACCGAACTTTCGATCGAGGCCCATGCCCATGTGCTGTCCGTGAAAGGTGAAAAGAACGAGGAACCTGCCGAAAGCGGCGAATTCCTCTACCGCGGCATTGCCAAGCGCGCCTTCGAGCGGCGCTTCCAGCTTGCCGACCATGTCGAGGTGACCGCCGCTTCGCTGAAGAACGGGTTGCTGCACATCGACCTTCTGCGCAACATTCCCGAGGCCATGAAGCCCCGCAAGATTGCGATCGCCGCAGAACCGGTCGAGGCTCCGAAGGCCATCGAAGCGCAGATTATCAACGGCTGA
- a CDS encoding bile acid:sodium symporter family protein, translating to MDEKTMTVLSRREIAMRRFLPDTFTTLLVCTVILASLLPARGTFAGYFSIATDFAIALLFFLHGARLSRDVVISGLLHWRLHLVILLTTFGIFPLLGLALGLIPDTILPQPLYLGILFLCLLPSTVQSSIAFTSMAGGNVPAAICSASASNIFGMFLTPLLVGLLFSVGGHGGFSFDALQQILLKLLAPFIVGQILQPWIGDWIRAKKKILMPVDRGSILMVVYLAFSTAVVEGLWHTFSIADIAVVIVADMVLLAIVLALTMFGSRSLGFNRPDQITITFCGSKKSLASGVPMANVIFAGQSIGAIVLPLMLFHQIQLMVCAVIAQKYAAAAARRATEKEIDEAASPA from the coding sequence ATGGACGAGAAAACAATGACTGTTTTATCACGCCGCGAGATCGCCATGCGCCGCTTTCTGCCCGATACGTTCACCACCCTGCTGGTCTGCACCGTTATCCTCGCCTCGCTGCTTCCGGCGCGCGGCACATTCGCGGGTTATTTCAGCATCGCCACCGATTTTGCCATCGCGCTGTTGTTCTTCCTGCATGGCGCCCGCCTCTCGCGCGATGTCGTCATATCAGGCCTGCTGCATTGGCGCCTGCATCTTGTCATTCTGCTGACCACCTTCGGCATCTTCCCGCTGCTGGGCCTGGCGCTCGGATTGATCCCCGACACCATCCTGCCGCAGCCGCTTTATCTCGGCATCCTCTTCCTCTGCCTGCTGCCGTCGACGGTACAGTCGTCGATCGCCTTCACCTCGATGGCCGGCGGCAACGTGCCCGCCGCCATCTGCTCGGCCTCGGCTTCCAACATCTTCGGCATGTTTCTGACACCGCTGCTCGTCGGCCTGCTGTTTTCAGTCGGCGGCCATGGCGGCTTCTCCTTCGACGCCCTGCAGCAGATCCTGCTGAAGCTGCTTGCCCCCTTTATCGTCGGCCAGATCCTCCAGCCTTGGATCGGCGACTGGATCCGCGCCAAGAAGAAGATCCTGATGCCTGTCGACCGCGGCTCGATCCTGATGGTCGTCTATCTCGCCTTCAGCACGGCGGTCGTTGAGGGCCTGTGGCACACTTTCTCGATCGCCGATATCGCCGTCGTCATCGTCGCCGATATGGTTCTGCTGGCAATTGTCCTAGCTTTGACGATGTTCGGCAGCCGTAGCCTGGGCTTCAACAGGCCCGACCAGATCACCATCACTTTCTGCGGCTCGAAGAAGAGCCTCGCAAGCGGCGTGCCGATGGCCAACGTCATTTTCGCCGGCCAGTCGATCGGTGCGATCGTGTTGCCGCTGATGCTCTTCCACCAGATCCAGTTGATGGTCTGCGCCGTGATCGCTCAGAAATACGCGGCCGCCGCGGCCCGCCGGGCGACGGAAAAAGAAATAGACGAAGCCGCGAGCCCGGCTTGA
- a CDS encoding threonine aldolase family protein, whose product MFFASDNWAGAHRSIAERLLMESTGFAAAYGAGDLDKKVAARFCEIFERDVSVFFVATGTAANSLSLASVQRPGGITFCHSQAHVIEDECGAPEFFSGSARLVAVDGEAGKIDPAKLVAKIAGFPEDAVRQGRASAVTITQTTEIGTVYSLPEIGEIAAIARKRSLPLHMDGARFANALVALGATPAEMTWKRGVDMLSFGGTKNGCWCAEAIVFFNPDQAREMPFIRKRAAQLFSKSRFIAAQFDAYFENGLWLDLARHSNGMADRLRAGIAISNAARLAWPTASNEVFAVVSKHAAKTAEEKGAKFYQWPTPAATPELVSESETLIRLVTSFATTEADVDGFLKCLAA is encoded by the coding sequence ATGTTCTTTGCTTCCGATAATTGGGCCGGCGCCCATCGATCCATTGCCGAACGATTGCTGATGGAATCGACCGGTTTTGCCGCCGCCTACGGCGCCGGCGATCTCGACAAGAAGGTCGCGGCCCGCTTTTGCGAGATCTTCGAGCGCGACGTTTCGGTTTTCTTCGTCGCCACCGGCACGGCCGCCAACTCCCTGTCGCTGGCAAGCGTCCAGCGCCCCGGCGGCATCACCTTCTGCCATTCGCAGGCTCATGTGATCGAGGATGAATGCGGGGCGCCGGAATTTTTCTCCGGCTCCGCCCGCCTCGTTGCCGTCGACGGCGAAGCCGGCAAGATCGACCCAGCGAAGCTCGTCGCCAAAATCGCAGGCTTTCCGGAAGATGCGGTCCGTCAAGGCCGCGCCAGCGCAGTGACCATCACCCAGACAACCGAGATCGGCACCGTCTATTCCCTGCCGGAGATCGGCGAGATCGCCGCCATCGCCAGAAAGCGCAGCCTGCCGCTCCACATGGACGGCGCCCGCTTCGCCAACGCGCTGGTCGCGCTCGGCGCCACGCCTGCCGAAATGACCTGGAAACGCGGCGTCGACATGTTGTCCTTCGGCGGCACCAAAAACGGCTGCTGGTGCGCGGAAGCGATCGTCTTCTTCAATCCGGATCAAGCCCGGGAAATGCCGTTCATCCGCAAGCGCGCCGCCCAGCTTTTCTCCAAGTCGCGTTTCATCGCCGCCCAGTTCGATGCCTATTTCGAAAATGGCCTCTGGCTCGATCTCGCCCGCCACTCGAACGGCATGGCCGATCGACTGCGCGCCGGCATTGCCATAAGCAACGCCGCGCGCCTCGCTTGGCCGACCGCGTCCAACGAAGTCTTTGCCGTGGTCAGCAAACATGCGGCAAAAACCGCCGAGGAAAAGGGCGCGAAATTCTACCAATGGCCGACCCCAGCCGCAACGCCCGAGCTCGTTTCCGAAAGTGAAACCCTGATCCGCCTCGTCACCAGCTTCGCGACGACGGAAGCGGACGTGGATGGCTTCCTCAAGTGCCTGGCCGCCTGA